From a single Accipiter gentilis chromosome 8, bAccGen1.1, whole genome shotgun sequence genomic region:
- the ZNF644 gene encoding zinc finger protein 644 isoform X2, with amino-acid sequence MDDLEINTEVTGAKEEEEILCDDNFISEEEGGIPKPQESDTSFQKNNTLTLPEELSRDRSEKALSGGQTSLFIHTGAPTVSSENFILSRGTAVNGPVSHSTSTKTSIMNKGSVSLTTGQPVGHHTDSCSTLTVVHDLQLPTKSTTQKSNQHQVLFLLPDVAHAKNLTHSIKNLPTSASIGCDSQKSVGNSVDSTLVGQVEVCEDDKNLLVKDDCVDTLTGISSGTGGFRSGCDPTWDPQKEFIQFLMTNEETIEKSPIHCKAGLEKKRKRKMDVSKITRYTEDCFGDTSCIPSKSKLLAVDFLEQNEEIQIVEPQKYSLSKVKPESTDEELEAVDAIQQLIYSPTSNCAEDTSPVHTSTFLSNPLKNKCEQNDSESPSTFSTDEPSFYPCTKCNVNFREKKHLHRHMMYHLDGNSHFRHLNVPRPYACRECGRTFRDRNSLLKHMIIHQERRQKLMEEIRELKELQDEGRSARLQCPQCVFGTNCPKTFVQHAKTHEKDKRYYCCEECNFMAVTENELECHRGIAHGAVVKCSIIGSDMSQRKTQKKSSLKDPYLGSSKKSSTYMCKMCPFTTSARSILKKHVEYLHPASCIDPFGSHLRLEKRKGSIIEESLDFGSRTKQLIKQSSTFPKNSVLKQDVKRSFGSTSQSSNFAKLHKRPYRIQKARKSVSQSSKLNSAEKKDSYETEDESSWDNVELCDYTTQSVEDESYSDINQEHVNLFPIFKGKMEDHEAGDKSSLSYEQNDGFYFEYYEDAEGSNFLHDLHDPQNLENVGSALPKHNSVFHWTDLSLEKKSCPYCPATFETGVGLSNHVRGHLHRAGLSYEARHVVSPEQIATSDKMQHFKRTGTGTPVKRVRKAIEKSETSSEHTCQLCGGWFDTKIGLSNHVRGHLKRLGKTKWDAHKSPICVLNEMMQNEEKYEKILKALNSRRIIPRPFVAQKFASNDDFLSQNVIPLEAYHNGLKTEDTSVSASEEEGLSFLNECDETKAVLHGEKKSQSLTLIELLKNKRLGEERNPDISPQKIHNQTARKRFVQKCVLPLNEDSPLMYQPQKMDLTMQSGMPVKLRTCVHCNTTFTSAVSLSNHLRAYARKKSAGLLTGTALDCKQKKSRSRSGSKKKMLPLPHSADEVYILRCRFCGLVFRGPLSVQEDWIKHLQRHIVNANLPRTGAGMVEVTSLLKKPASITETSFSLLMAEAAS; translated from the exons ATGgatgatttagaaataaatactGAAGTCACTGGTgctaaagaagaagaagaaatcctATGTGATGATAATTTCATATCTGAGGAAGAAGGTGGCATTCCTAAACCACAAGAGAGCGACACGTCATTTCAGAAGAACAATACATTGACTCTGCCTGAGGAGCTATCAAGGGACAGATCTGAAAAAGCCTTAAGTGGAGGCCAGACTTCTCTATTTATACACACTGGTGCTCCTACTGTTTCTAGTGAAAACTTTATCTTGTCTAGAGGAACTGCTGTTAATGGACCAGTTTCACACTCCACCTCAACTAAGACTTCCATTATGAATAAAGGCAGTGTTTCATTAACCACTGGACAGCCTGTAGGTCATCACACAGATTCCTGCTCAACTTTGACAGTGGTTCATGATCTTCAGCTGCCTACAAAGAGTACAACACAGAAATCAAATCAGCaccaagttttatttttgttacctgATGTAGCACATGCTAAGAACCTGACTCATTCCATTAAAAATCTACCTACCTCTGCTTCAATTGGTTGTGATTCACAGAAATCAGTAGGAAATAGTGTAGATAGCACTTTAGTAGGCCAAGTAGAAGTTTGTGAGGATGATAAAAATTTACTAGTAAAAGATGATTGTGTCGATACATTAACAGGCATTTCCTCAGGTACAGGTGGTTTCAGATCGGGATGTGATCCCACCTGGGATCCACAAAAAGAGTTTATACAGTTTCTTATGACAAATGAAGAAACAATAGAGAAGTCTCCCATTCACTGTAAAGCAGGCTTAGAAAAAAAGcgaaaaaggaaaatggatgttAGTAAAATAACACGCTATACTGAAGACTGTTTTGGTGATACCAGTTGTATTCCTAGTAAATCAAAACTATTAGCTGTTGACTTCTTAGAGCAGAATGAGGAGATACAAATAGTAGAACCACAAAAATATTCATTGAGTAAAGTAAAACCTGAATCCACAGATGAAGAGCTGGAAGCTGTTGATGCTATCCAGCAGCTCATTTATAGTCCCACTAGTAACTGTGCAGAAGATACTTCACCTGTTCACACTAGCACTTTTCTTTctaatcctttaaaaaataaatgtgaacagAATGATTCTGAATCGCCATCTACTTTCAGTACTGATGAACCATCATTTTATCCCTGTACAAAGTGCAATGTGAATTTTAGGGAGAAGAAACATCTGCATAGGCATATGATGTACCATTTAGATGGGAACAGTCATTTCCGACATCTCAATGTTCCCAGGCCCTATGCATGTAGGGAATGTGGAAGGACATTTCGAGATCGTAATTCACTTCTTAAACATATGATAATTCACCAGGAAAGAAGGCAGAAACTGATGGAAGAAATCCGTGAGCTGAAAGAACTTCAGGATGAGGGTAGGAGTGCACGCTTACAGTGCCCACAGTGTGTATTTGGTACCAATTGTCCCAAAACATTTGTGCAGCATGCGAAGACCCATGAAAAAGATAAAAGGTATTACTGCTGTGAGGAATGCAATTTCATGGCTGTGACAGAAAATGAACTGGAATGCCATCGAGGGATCGCTCATGGAGCAGTAGTCAAATGTTCAATTATTGGTAGCGACATGTCccagaggaaaacacagaaaaaatcatCCTTGAAAGATCCGTATTTAGGATCCTCAAAAAAGTCATCGACATATATGTGTAAGATGTGTCCATTTACTACTTCAGctagaagcattttgaaaaaacaCGTGGAATATTTGCACCCAGCATCATGCATTGATCCCTTTGGTAGCCATCTTAGactagaaaaaaggaaaggcagcaTAATAGAAGAATCTTTAGATTTTGGTAGCAGGACAAAACAGTTGATCAAACAATCTTCTACTTTTCCAAAGAACTCTGTTTTAAAACAGGACGTAAAAAGATCATTTGGCTCTACTTCACAGTCCAGTAACTTCGCAAAACTTCACAAGAGACCCTACAGGATACAGAAGGCTCGGAAAAGCGTTTCACAGTCATCT AAACTTaactctgctgaaaaaaaagacagctatgAAACGGAGGATGAAAGTTCATGGGATAATGTTGAACTATGTGATTACACTACACAGTCTGTGGAGGATGAATCTTACAGTGATATTAATCAGGAGCATGTAAACCTATTCCCCATATTCAAAGGTAAAATGGAAGATCATGAAGCTGGTGATAAATCTTCACTTAGTTATGAGCAGAATGATGGCTTTTATTTTGAGTATTATGAAGATGCTGAGGGTAGTAACTTCCTGCATGATTTGCATGATCCTCAGAATTTAGAAAATGTAGGATCAGCATTGCCAAAGCATAACTCAGTTTTCCATTGGACTGATTTGTCGCTTGAAAAGAAGTCCTGCCCATACTGTCCAGCAACCTTTGAAACAGGTGTTGGATTGTCCAATCATGTCAGAGGACATCTTCACAGAGCTGGACTAAGCTATGAAGCCCGTCATGTTGTTTCACCAGAACAGATAGCAACAAGTgacaaaatgcaacattttaaaaggaCTGGAACAGGAACTCCTGTTAAACGTGTTAGAAAAG cAATTGAGAAATCTGAAACTTCCTCTGAGCATACGTGTCAGCTCTGTGGAGGCTGGTTCGATACTAAAATTGGATTGTCTAATCATGTGCGAGGACACCTGAAGAGACTTGGCAAAACCAAGTGGGATGCACACAAGTCTCCAATCTGTGTTCTGAATGAGATGATGCAAAACGAAGAGAAGTATGAAAAAATCCTAAAGGCTTTGAACAGTCGCCGCATTATTCCCAGACCGTTTGTTGCTCAGAAATTTGCATCAAATGATGACTTTTTATCTCAGAATGTTATACCTCTTGAAGCATACCATAATGGCCTAAAGACTGAAGATACATCTGTGTCTGCATCGGAGGAAGAAGGGCTGAGTTTCCTAAATGAATGTGATGAAACAAAAGCAGTACtacatggtgaaaaaaaaagtcagtcactTACACTGATAGAACTCCTGAAAAATAAGAGGTTAGGAGAAGAAAGGAATCCTGATATTTCTCCTCAAAAAATTCATAATCAAACTGCAAGAAAGAGGTTTGTTCAGAAATGTGTTCTTCCATTAAATGAAGACAGTCCATTGATGTATCAGCCACAAAAAATGGACTTGACTATGCAGTCAG GTATGCCTGTGAAGCTTAGAACGTGTGTGCATTGCAATACGACGTTTACAAGTGCTGTTAGCCTGTCCAACCACTTACGCGCTTATGCACGAAAGAAGAGTGCTGGACTTTTGACTGGGACAG CTTTAGACTGTAAGCAAAAGAAGTCAAGGTCAAGAtctggaagcaagaaaaaaatgctgccattaCCTCATAGTGCTGATGAAGTTTACATACTCAGATGCAG GTTTTGTGGTCTGGTCTTTCGAGGACCTTTGTCTGTTCAAGAAGACTGGATAAAGCACTTGCAGCGACACATTGTCAACGCAAATCTTCCACGGACTGGAGCTGGCATGGTTGAAGTCACATCACTACTTAAAAAGCCTGCTTCAATTActgaaacttcattttctttactgATGGCAGAAGCAGCATCATAG
- the ZNF644 gene encoding zinc finger protein 644 isoform X1: MDDLEINTEVTGAKEEEEILCDDNFISEEEGGIPKPQESDTSFQKNNTLTLPEELSRDRSEKALSGGQTSLFIHTGAPTVSSENFILSRGTAVNGPVSHSTSTKTSIMNKGSVSLTTGQPVGHHTDSCSTLTVVHDLQLPTKSTTQKSNQHQVLFLLPDVAHAKNLTHSIKNLPTSASIGCDSQKSVGNSVDSTLVGQVEVCEDDKNLLVKDDCVDTLTGISSGTGGFRSGCDPTWDPQKEFIQFLMTNEETIEKSPIHCKAGLEKKRKRKMDVSKITRYTEDCFGDTSCIPSKSKLLAVDFLEQNEEIQIVEPQKYSLSKVKPESTDEELEAVDAIQQLIYSPTSNCAEDTSPVHTSTFLSNPLKNKCEQNDSESPSTFSTDEPSFYPCTKCNVNFREKKHLHRHMMYHLDGNSHFRHLNVPRPYACRECGRTFRDRNSLLKHMIIHQERRQKLMEEIRELKELQDEGRSARLQCPQCVFGTNCPKTFVQHAKTHEKDKRYYCCEECNFMAVTENELECHRGIAHGAVVKCSIIGSDMSQRKTQKKSSLKDPYLGSSKKSSTYMCKMCPFTTSARSILKKHVEYLHPASCIDPFGSHLRLEKRKGSIIEESLDFGSRTKQLIKQSSTFPKNSVLKQDVKRSFGSTSQSSNFAKLHKRPYRIQKARKSVSQSSVSVCNLNSTNKTFLIRNSIDQKPKCFHQAAKQKASVKTSGNYLYRHKYENYRMIKKSSDSYPLHLKKEESNSVSSLHLFSSSSSPHNNCFVMDSNNLDCKRAEGCKDRRHVAVKRVVKESKREGSVTGDDLDCYPDFLHKMTVVVLQKLNSAEKKDSYETEDESSWDNVELCDYTTQSVEDESYSDINQEHVNLFPIFKGKMEDHEAGDKSSLSYEQNDGFYFEYYEDAEGSNFLHDLHDPQNLENVGSALPKHNSVFHWTDLSLEKKSCPYCPATFETGVGLSNHVRGHLHRAGLSYEARHVVSPEQIATSDKMQHFKRTGTGTPVKRVRKAIEKSETSSEHTCQLCGGWFDTKIGLSNHVRGHLKRLGKTKWDAHKSPICVLNEMMQNEEKYEKILKALNSRRIIPRPFVAQKFASNDDFLSQNVIPLEAYHNGLKTEDTSVSASEEEGLSFLNECDETKAVLHGEKKSQSLTLIELLKNKRLGEERNPDISPQKIHNQTARKRFVQKCVLPLNEDSPLMYQPQKMDLTMQSALDCKQKKSRSRSGSKKKMLPLPHSADEVYILRCRFCGLVFRGPLSVQEDWIKHLQRHIVNANLPRTGAGMVEVTSLLKKPASITETSFSLLMAEAAS, encoded by the exons ATGgatgatttagaaataaatactGAAGTCACTGGTgctaaagaagaagaagaaatcctATGTGATGATAATTTCATATCTGAGGAAGAAGGTGGCATTCCTAAACCACAAGAGAGCGACACGTCATTTCAGAAGAACAATACATTGACTCTGCCTGAGGAGCTATCAAGGGACAGATCTGAAAAAGCCTTAAGTGGAGGCCAGACTTCTCTATTTATACACACTGGTGCTCCTACTGTTTCTAGTGAAAACTTTATCTTGTCTAGAGGAACTGCTGTTAATGGACCAGTTTCACACTCCACCTCAACTAAGACTTCCATTATGAATAAAGGCAGTGTTTCATTAACCACTGGACAGCCTGTAGGTCATCACACAGATTCCTGCTCAACTTTGACAGTGGTTCATGATCTTCAGCTGCCTACAAAGAGTACAACACAGAAATCAAATCAGCaccaagttttatttttgttacctgATGTAGCACATGCTAAGAACCTGACTCATTCCATTAAAAATCTACCTACCTCTGCTTCAATTGGTTGTGATTCACAGAAATCAGTAGGAAATAGTGTAGATAGCACTTTAGTAGGCCAAGTAGAAGTTTGTGAGGATGATAAAAATTTACTAGTAAAAGATGATTGTGTCGATACATTAACAGGCATTTCCTCAGGTACAGGTGGTTTCAGATCGGGATGTGATCCCACCTGGGATCCACAAAAAGAGTTTATACAGTTTCTTATGACAAATGAAGAAACAATAGAGAAGTCTCCCATTCACTGTAAAGCAGGCTTAGAAAAAAAGcgaaaaaggaaaatggatgttAGTAAAATAACACGCTATACTGAAGACTGTTTTGGTGATACCAGTTGTATTCCTAGTAAATCAAAACTATTAGCTGTTGACTTCTTAGAGCAGAATGAGGAGATACAAATAGTAGAACCACAAAAATATTCATTGAGTAAAGTAAAACCTGAATCCACAGATGAAGAGCTGGAAGCTGTTGATGCTATCCAGCAGCTCATTTATAGTCCCACTAGTAACTGTGCAGAAGATACTTCACCTGTTCACACTAGCACTTTTCTTTctaatcctttaaaaaataaatgtgaacagAATGATTCTGAATCGCCATCTACTTTCAGTACTGATGAACCATCATTTTATCCCTGTACAAAGTGCAATGTGAATTTTAGGGAGAAGAAACATCTGCATAGGCATATGATGTACCATTTAGATGGGAACAGTCATTTCCGACATCTCAATGTTCCCAGGCCCTATGCATGTAGGGAATGTGGAAGGACATTTCGAGATCGTAATTCACTTCTTAAACATATGATAATTCACCAGGAAAGAAGGCAGAAACTGATGGAAGAAATCCGTGAGCTGAAAGAACTTCAGGATGAGGGTAGGAGTGCACGCTTACAGTGCCCACAGTGTGTATTTGGTACCAATTGTCCCAAAACATTTGTGCAGCATGCGAAGACCCATGAAAAAGATAAAAGGTATTACTGCTGTGAGGAATGCAATTTCATGGCTGTGACAGAAAATGAACTGGAATGCCATCGAGGGATCGCTCATGGAGCAGTAGTCAAATGTTCAATTATTGGTAGCGACATGTCccagaggaaaacacagaaaaaatcatCCTTGAAAGATCCGTATTTAGGATCCTCAAAAAAGTCATCGACATATATGTGTAAGATGTGTCCATTTACTACTTCAGctagaagcattttgaaaaaacaCGTGGAATATTTGCACCCAGCATCATGCATTGATCCCTTTGGTAGCCATCTTAGactagaaaaaaggaaaggcagcaTAATAGAAGAATCTTTAGATTTTGGTAGCAGGACAAAACAGTTGATCAAACAATCTTCTACTTTTCCAAAGAACTCTGTTTTAAAACAGGACGTAAAAAGATCATTTGGCTCTACTTCACAGTCCAGTAACTTCGCAAAACTTCACAAGAGACCCTACAGGATACAGAAGGCTCGGAAAAGCGTTTCACAGTCATCTGTAAGTGTGTGCAATCTAAATTCTACAAACAAGACCTTTTTGATTAGAAATAGCATTGACCAGAAACCTAAATGTTTTCAtcaagcagcaaagcagaaagctAGTGTCAAAACAAGCGGTAATTATTTATATAGACACAAATATGAAAACTACAGGATGATTAAAAAATCTAGTGACTCTTatcctttgcatttaaaaaaggaagagtcCAACTCTGTCAgttctttacatttattttcttcatcaagtAGTCCCCATAATAATTGTTTTGTCATGGATTCAAATAATCTTGATTGCAAAAGGGCAGAAGGCTGTAAAGATCGTAGGCATGTAGCTGTAAAAAGAGTGGTTAAAGAATCCAAGAGGGAAGGCTCTGTTACAGGAGATGATTTGGATTGCTATCCAGATTTTCTGCATAAAATGACTGTTGTTGTTTTACAGAAACTTaactctgctgaaaaaaaagacagctatgAAACGGAGGATGAAAGTTCATGGGATAATGTTGAACTATGTGATTACACTACACAGTCTGTGGAGGATGAATCTTACAGTGATATTAATCAGGAGCATGTAAACCTATTCCCCATATTCAAAGGTAAAATGGAAGATCATGAAGCTGGTGATAAATCTTCACTTAGTTATGAGCAGAATGATGGCTTTTATTTTGAGTATTATGAAGATGCTGAGGGTAGTAACTTCCTGCATGATTTGCATGATCCTCAGAATTTAGAAAATGTAGGATCAGCATTGCCAAAGCATAACTCAGTTTTCCATTGGACTGATTTGTCGCTTGAAAAGAAGTCCTGCCCATACTGTCCAGCAACCTTTGAAACAGGTGTTGGATTGTCCAATCATGTCAGAGGACATCTTCACAGAGCTGGACTAAGCTATGAAGCCCGTCATGTTGTTTCACCAGAACAGATAGCAACAAGTgacaaaatgcaacattttaaaaggaCTGGAACAGGAACTCCTGTTAAACGTGTTAGAAAAG cAATTGAGAAATCTGAAACTTCCTCTGAGCATACGTGTCAGCTCTGTGGAGGCTGGTTCGATACTAAAATTGGATTGTCTAATCATGTGCGAGGACACCTGAAGAGACTTGGCAAAACCAAGTGGGATGCACACAAGTCTCCAATCTGTGTTCTGAATGAGATGATGCAAAACGAAGAGAAGTATGAAAAAATCCTAAAGGCTTTGAACAGTCGCCGCATTATTCCCAGACCGTTTGTTGCTCAGAAATTTGCATCAAATGATGACTTTTTATCTCAGAATGTTATACCTCTTGAAGCATACCATAATGGCCTAAAGACTGAAGATACATCTGTGTCTGCATCGGAGGAAGAAGGGCTGAGTTTCCTAAATGAATGTGATGAAACAAAAGCAGTACtacatggtgaaaaaaaaagtcagtcactTACACTGATAGAACTCCTGAAAAATAAGAGGTTAGGAGAAGAAAGGAATCCTGATATTTCTCCTCAAAAAATTCATAATCAAACTGCAAGAAAGAGGTTTGTTCAGAAATGTGTTCTTCCATTAAATGAAGACAGTCCATTGATGTATCAGCCACAAAAAATGGACTTGACTATGCAGTCAG CTTTAGACTGTAAGCAAAAGAAGTCAAGGTCAAGAtctggaagcaagaaaaaaatgctgccattaCCTCATAGTGCTGATGAAGTTTACATACTCAGATGCAG GTTTTGTGGTCTGGTCTTTCGAGGACCTTTGTCTGTTCAAGAAGACTGGATAAAGCACTTGCAGCGACACATTGTCAACGCAAATCTTCCACGGACTGGAGCTGGCATGGTTGAAGTCACATCACTACTTAAAAAGCCTGCTTCAATTActgaaacttcattttctttactgATGGCAGAAGCAGCATCATAG